Proteins co-encoded in one Cyprinus carpio isolate SPL01 chromosome B5, ASM1834038v1, whole genome shotgun sequence genomic window:
- the LOC109090183 gene encoding LOW QUALITY PROTEIN: sushi domain-containing protein 2-like (The sequence of the model RefSeq protein was modified relative to this genomic sequence to represent the inferred CDS: substituted 1 base at 1 genomic stop codon), translated as MLCKYKDKIHFCMFMVLLLQLLSRTAAQSCARSCGEKFNTCSCHSTCESLRDCCADYKQFCLDIEPHSGSLLGGTDFKILNATFEQNINLTCRFNSEILTEGYVDESGVGHCITPLLYELGWISFEVSTDGVSFDRSGRWLSVHHSKLSPVYKISLVNATQWQYYGTPDVSGDLKMTWISSLLKAERVNIELWGYNETGEVYSANWEAEWKYLYTVGRDVPNSGVFSFTPQIAEKPYPLXKIENTLPVSKCLNKDILLCVCRNVNALWSEEHALAWHLEEAFGKDSAGWALEKCINWDKEEKAMPNFLTEIIDCPCTLAQARADTGRFHTDYGCDIEAGSFCVYHPGAVHCVRAIQGSPEYGAGQQCCYDSTGAQVLTGDSIGGSTPDRGHDWGSPPYKKPPRVPGFSHWKYDVISFYYCCLWSDNCEYYFTHRPSSDCRTYRPPRVAAVLGDPHFMTFDGVTFTFNGKGEYMLVYSSDRELSVQGRTEPMRFENGTVAMATRLSSVAMREKDSDVIEVRLGDQEDELQVLMNQQVLSFSEQKWIDLSGVFVFSPKASNVTVMFPSGTGVEVRAGEGVMTLTVLLPHDLQNHTLGLLGTMNDDPEDDLTSSNGAVISLNSSAQDIFTYCAGWAITNETSLFTYDSTFLLNEYYYAPKHDPSFIPNFSVTEDPEDPLLEPALSLCAGEGASFCKYDTLSMRSLEQGNATLLAFRSHTSTKKALEPVQSCGWLSPPNHGQKEGTLYLEGANVTFSCNSGYGLHGSHERTCQADGEWSGEDAHCVADNTLAIVLGSVGAVLALVVMVIAIVVYAKKQKKEAWKQQDDKVTYQHPGSHL; from the exons ATGTTGTGCAAATACAAGGACAAAATCCATTTCTGTATGTTCATGGTGCTGCTTCTTCAGCTGTTATCCAGGACTGCTG CGCAGTCTTGTGCCAGGAGCTGTGGAGAGAAGTTTAACACATGCTCCTGTCATTCAACATGTGAATCTCTGAGGGACTGCTGTGCTGATTATAAACAGTTTTGTCTTGACATTGAACCACACTCTGGATCTTTGCTGGGAGGCACAGACTTTAAAATCCTCAACGCTACATTTGAGCAGAACATTAACCTCACTTGCAG GTTCAACTCAGAGATTCTGACGGAGGGCTATGTGGATGAGAGCGGAGTGGGTCACTGTATCACTCCTCTGCTCTACGAGTTGGGCTGGATCTCTTTTGAGGTGTCCACAGATGGAGTCAGCTTTGACAGATCAGGGCGGTGGCTCTCAG TCCACCACAGTAAGCTGAGTCCTGTTTACAAGATCAGTCTGGTCAATGCCACACAGTGGCAGTACTACGGCACTCCTGACGTCAGCGGGGATCTAAAGATGACCTGGATCTCATCTCTATTAAAGGCAGAGAGAGTCAACATCGAGCTGTGGGGTTACAATGAGACTG GAGAGGTGTATTCTGCGAACTGGGAGGCGGAGTGGAAGTATCTGTACACTGTGGGCAGGGATGTACCCAACAGTGGAGTTTTCAGTTTCACCCCACAGATCGCCGAAAAACCATACCCCCTTTGAAAAATAGAGAACACAC TTCCAGTAtccaaatgtttaaataaagacatccttttgtgtgtgtgtaggaatgTTAACGCCCTGTGGAGTGAAGAGCATGCGCTCGCCTGGCATCTTGAGGAGGCCTTCGGGAAGGACTCTGCAGGCTGGGCCCTGGAGAAGTGCATTAATTGGGATAAAGAAGAGAAAGCAATGCCCAACTTCCTGACTGAGATCATCGATTGTCCCTGCACACTGGCCCAGGCCCGCGCTGACACCGGAAGATTTCAT ACCGATTATGGCTGTGATATCGAGGCAGGTAGTTTCTGTGTTTACCATCCAGGTGCAGTTCACTGCGTCAGAGCCATTCAGGGCAG TCCCGAGTATGGTGCGGGCCAGCAGTGTTGTTATGACAGCACTGGAGCTCAGGTGCTCACGGGAGACTCTATCGGTGGCAGCACCCCGGATCGAGGGCACGACTGGGGCAGTCCGCCATACAAGAAACCACCCAGAGTTCCAGGGTTCTCTCACTGGAAGTATGATGTCATCAGCTTCTACTACTGCTGCCTGTGGTCAGACAACTGCGAATACTACTTCACTCACCGCCCGTCCAGTGACTGCAGAACATATCGTCCTCCTAGAGTCG CTGCTGTACTTGGTGACCCCCACTTTATGACATTCGATGGTGTGACTTTCACCTTCAATGGGAAAGGAGAGTACATGCTGGTTTACTCCTCAGACCGTGAGCTGTCTGTGCAAGGCAGGACTGAACCAATGAGATTTGAGAATG GTACTGTTGCTATGGCGACGCGACTCAGTTCGGTTGCCATGAGGGAGAAAGACTCTGATGTCATCGAGGTGCGTCTCGGAGACCAAGAAGATGAGCTGCAGGTCTTAATGAACCAACAGGTGCTTTCCTTCTCTGAGCAGAAATGGATCGACCTTTCAG gtgtttttgttttttcccctaaaGCCTCTAATGTGACGGTGATGTTTCCGTCGGGGACGGGGGTAGAGGTCAGGGCAGGTGAAGGGGTCATGACCCTTACTGTTTTACTGCCACATGACTTACAGAACCACACGCTAGGGCTGCTCGGCACAATGAATGACGACCCAGAAGATGATCTGACCTCTAGTAATGGAGCGGTCATCTCTCTCAATAGCAGTGCGCAGGATATATTCACCTACTGTGCTGGCT GGGCCATTACGAATGAGACTTCACTCTTTACTTACGACTCTACCTTCCTCCTGAATGAGTATTACTATGCCCCAAAGCATGATCCGTCTTTCATCCCAAACTTTTCCGTGACTGAAGACCCAGAGGACCCCCTGCTGGAGCCGGCGCTGAGCCTCTGTGCCGGAGAGGGGGCTTCGTTCTGTAAATACGACACACTAAGCATGCGCAGTCTGGAACAAGGCAATGCCACACTGCTGGCCTTCCGGAGTCATACGTCCACCAAGAAAGCTCTGGAGCCCG TGCAATCCTGTGGGTGGTTGTCACCACCTAACCACGGTCAGAAGGAAGGAACCTTGTACCTCGAAGGGGCAAATGTCACATTCTCATGTAACAGTGGATACGGTCTCCACGGGTCCCATGAACGCACATGTCAAGCGGACGGCGAGTGGTCAGGAGAAGATGCACACTGTGTGGCTG ATAATACGCTGGCCATTGTCTTGGGGAGTGTTGGTGCGGTGTTGGCGTTGGTTGTCATGGTGATAGCAATCGTTGTGTACGCAAAgaaacagaagaa agaGGCCTGGAAACAACAAGACGACAAGGTGACCTATCAGCATCCTGGGTCACACCTGTGA